In the Necator americanus strain Aroian chromosome X, whole genome shotgun sequence genome, tctcTTGTGTGGAATATACAGTTAGATGTGCAAAATCCTGACTCCACATTTCAGCTTGCCTAATGCAATTATTACTGATATGATCATAATCCTGGACTATCCAGGTGAGTCGATCGTCACCTCACATCTTcaatcttttaatttttcttcaaactgtAATTCCAAGTTCgaaaaaatccattgaaaCATATCGATTTTGACAGTCATCGTGACCAGTTTTAGACGTGTGGTTATACTTGCTTACCTCATTAATTAGGCTCATCtgtaatataatttaataacGGATTTTAGAGGATTCTGACGAGATCGCATCTGTGCAAGGGATCTAATGAAATCCTGGAGATCCGAtgacataaaaattttctccatGTGGAACCGTCTTGGTTCTAAAAACTTGTAGTTTTAGAGAATAGAGGGATATTAAGATTAACTCGATAGTTTTTGCAATAGTGTCTGgtttaaaatgaatgaatgctgATGAGTTTGCGTGAATGAATATTATTCATCCGACAAGAAATGCtaagagaaaataataatttttctcacTCTTATAATTTTCTTTAGCATATTTTCACACGTTTGTGAATAGTTGGAGTTCTTCTGGCGCATGATTGATGGtagcaaataagaaaaataataaatgttattcattcgaaaagaaaatatcctgAGAACATTTTTTGGACAAGTATTTCGTGATCATCCCAAACCACACTTCGCTGAACAAGTGTGGAaaagtcaaaacaaaaaaagaaaaacattgcgGAGCATCCCTCCGTGCAAAGTCAGACGACTTTTGGAACTTCGAATAAAAACCTCGTTTGGTTTGCAAACGTTCTTTTGGGAATACTTTCAAACCACATAGAATGAATGCATCCTGAAATATACTATGTGAGTCCGAGAATAGAACAGACATGTTGAACCAATACTCGCAAGAAGTTtgggaaagaaatttgaagtcTAAGTAAAGCCTTTTTTCTGTATATATCCTGTATTAAAACGTATGCATTGTAGACCGCAAGCATGGCATTTCTGGatatttaatttattggtctcctttctggaaagaaggaggaagaagTAGAATCATTCTACCAAcacatttctgcatttcttcTCGAAGTAACTCGTTAAATCAAGCTAGGATCTGTGCAAGAATCGGGAAGATGAGTGCATAAAGGATATCCATGGATGGAGATTGCATCTATGATTTCAACAAGGCCGTTGCTCTCTCCAAATGAACATaaatattgtgaaaaatagattttataGTCTTAACGTATGTACAATTAAAAATTGTAGATGTTTGTGCACAAAACTCACAAAACTTGTCGAATTGTTTGAAGTAACTAACTAATGAATAGTTGATTTCAACGTACCCATAGATTTATGAGCAGATccaagagaaaatgaagacaAAGTAAAGATCCAGAACAACAGTCAGAGTCTGTTTCTTCGGTTCGGATACGATTCATGCAGTTACCTGACAGTCGGTCagaacatacatatatatgtacaaaTCATTGAAACATCATCCTATGGAGGTTTTCAAGAACTCTATCAACGTTGGGAGTATCTTTATTCTTCCTCACTGGGGCCAATTCGAAATCCACGAGAAAATAACACTTTTGAAGTATTTATCAAACCACAGTGACAAGATCAACAAGATTTTTAATCACATATCCctcaaaaataagtaaaagtaTTGCATTTAGTGTTCCCATAAAAATATCGCTATGTTGTCGAATTAAGTTCAGTTGATGGCACCTGGAAATTAGTTTTGTATCACTTTTGGCAAAAATAACGAAGAAGTAACAATAGAACTCTTACCTTAGGGTCCAACCAAGAAATTGAGTGATTTTTGGTAAGAGAATGACCAAGAGTATTGCCGCACTTACTATTACAAGATTAATTGTAACGTACATCGCTATAAACGCAACTTAATTGAGAAGAATTGGTTGCAGTCTATTTCCATGATAATATGGCATACGAAAAATGCAACATGCAAAAACGtaggtttttaaaaaatcaaattaaaatttgtctGCCGTAttccaataaatttttatgcttttaattcccttttcattgaaatatgttttccaatcttttttccAAGGACTTCTTACACATTGATGTTCGCTGAGatgttttctggatgaaagTTTTTTGTAAACGACATTGTGTCTTTGCACTTATCATTTAAGAAGTGTCCTTCTGAAGTTCCGGGATGAAATTCCTTtataaaatgaaagcaaaaatacaacaaatattACTATTAGGTTGACGCATAAGTCTGCCGTCCTATTTATCAATCTCAATCTTCATTTCAATCAATTTCCAACTCCGCTCCTTGTGGGAACAGCGAACCCACATGTTTCCTGGGTGTTAGCGTCGAGTGATATACGGGAATAGTCTCTGATCTACAGACCAAttagtttttaaaatatttgcttatttttatgtctaaaatattaatatttttaagaaGAGTCGTGGCAGGAAGCTTATGAATCCCAAATACCTTACCTAACACCTTTCGCAGTTATGGATTTATCGTAAAACTCACTAAGTTGAGGCATGATCTTCGTTTTTGGGATATTCTCGGCCACAATTCCAATCATAACAGTAGTAGACATTATAGTCGTTAAACCCATGCAGAACTGTAAACTATTTTTAGAACTGTACGTCATACGTGGAGTACTGTGTAGGGCCGCCGCTATACTCCGTCGCAAGCGTAATTATTATCAATTAATAGCTATTAAACTGAAGTCACTTACGCTAAATACGGCGGAGTTTAACGGTAGCACATTATATACTATTTATGAAAACCTTTTCTAAGTCGTCAGCAGTAAGTGGAGAAGCGAAAAGTCCGGCCACACATAAGAATGTGAGCACAAATGAAGGTACTATGATTAACGCTATGTAGTAGCTTGGATTCCTCTTCATATGAAAGGTGAACTCATTCTAAAATGGGATCATCTCATTCAACGAGGAACTTATTCGAGTTACCCTCATCAGTTGCTCACAATTTGTACAAGTTCGCTTCCATTATAGCCGAGTTCACTGCAAGAAACGATATCAATCACTTCCCATTCATCATTACCCTAAATGAAATTCACTCACGAACTCTTTCCTTGTTATTTCAATAATTCTTTCTAGGATTTTCACAAACTCACCACTCCGTTTATTTGCAACTTCTTAGAAATTTTACTTTCCATTCCTATTTCATAACCGGAGAATGAGTACGACAACAACTTCAAGCTACAGTTTTGTTGATCGAATGGGAAGAAGGTCACCTTAGAAGTTCTGGATTCATAGCCTGCTATATCAAACCACAAACATTACCTTAAATGCGCTTATAATTCGGAATATCTCTGATAGGGAGGAAGGAGTAAAATCATCTCCACGTGAGTTGAAATCAGTAAATCACTTCTTTAAATTATAATAAGTATTAAAaagtaatatataaatatgaaattttgaaaaagccATCTAAAGAACTGAGAAATCTAGTCATTATCAATGTGTTCAAGGAATTCGAAAGGAAAGAAGCTAATAGAATAGATGTTTATTAGTAAATTACTGAACAGCGATTAAAATACTTTAATTTTGTTGTGAATGATGGTGAAACAGTagaaaaggtaaaatttaAACATACATCTATTCGGCATACAACGGATGTTACTATTGATGTATAGAAACTCGCAAATCCTTTATAGTTGATCTGAACTAATAATCATGAATTTCTGGATTATGAAAATAACGTAAGATGAAGTGAAACGTACTGGAACGTGTTGTTTATAGTCTGATCGAGTATCAACAACTTCCATGCTAAGCAATTATCGgcgataatttgaaaaaaaaagtagttctcAGAGAATGCAAAAAGGTGTACCTGTCGAAAGGTGTGATTTCCGGAATCCATACATTCTCTCTTAAAACGTATATGTGGTCGATTCCGTCGAATAATTTCGGGTCCCAGGATAAACGTTCGTCAACCCATGTCTTCATGAGAAGGGTGTGAGAgagaagcaaacaaacaatGGAGATGAAGcgtaaaatattttcatgtcCTTTTTCTCAAGATATAATGTACTATGTCATCTATTCtgaatataatatgtatatcCAATCTTTTTGGGTGTTATGTTCAAATGAATTTAGGTGCTGAATCcaaatattacatattattacaaaattacaTTGCATAATACTGCAAACATTTAAGTAACTGAAAAAACTAACCATCGTATACTCGAAGATAACCGTCATCAATTGTCTTGGAGCACTCTGCAACATATTTTTCCTTAAAGTGTATGTAATAACTAGCCTAATGTTTTTTCAGCgaatttttctaggattctGTATTTTCCGGGAAATATATTGTTCTATTGTTCGTTAACTTGTGCTGTACTTACCACTTCCAGAAGTTTCGCATATGTCAAAGTAACTAGAATAACCGTTTTGATCGGTTCGATAGACTGGGAATCGTTGTGGCTCcctcaacagtttttttttattattttcataataATTTTCCTAGACGATCTAGATCAAAGAGTCTAAATTCGTGGATAGGTGAAATGATGTGTAGAAAATGTTACCGCACATTTAGTGTAGATAGGCGGTAGGTTTGCGTTGTAGGTTAGGAAAATATGTTGATAAAGTCTTTCATTGATGTCCAGgaaagttttctttgcagctgAAATTTTGGCATAAATCTGTAACCTTCCATTCATTCTACCTCAGTTCCtgtggaagagaaaaaaaacacttcactTACCTAATGTCTTTTCGTCTAATAAAGTACTCCAAGATACATTTTctgctttcaaaaataaaagaagagaaagagtaGAGAGCAAAAACGACTCAACTCTCATATATATTTGAGCGAGGACACCAAAGCAAGGAGGTAACTTGATCCTCGATAGAATAGTGTTCAGTGAAATCTCAGTGAAACCATTACCTTCCGTCAAAAAGACATAGAATCGGAATGGATGTACTATTATGTCTTCGAAATATccagtattttattttaaattcagTATGTGTATACGCTAAAACTTTATTAATTGCAATACATACATCAATGAGCACATCATGGATATCAAAACAGGAAGTAAAAACGAAAACTGTTCAATAAGATATTTCGGGAAGGGAACTGTGCAAGTATTAACAAAGTTTTCTTACATGTGCGTTGAAGTTTGTCTCCTCTGTAATTTCTCTtacatttattacttttaaataacaaaatcTCGTATATACAGATTTATTAGCTTAAGGAGTAAGTTCTGTCTATTTTTAATGTGCAATTTTCATGGTTAGTTTGCtcgctctaaaaaaaaagtatatgccataaaatataatatcaaaaaaaaacctttgctACTTTACATAACAATCGTTTTCTTATTGACTTTTAATTATTtagaatttaaattaaaatattgaagCATAAAGCAgacaaaaaaagtaagcatTCACTCCATTCATCCcgcttttcttttgctttttttttgctatctaTGTCGAGCAGATTTCTATGGAATTTGGGCAGATAATCCAAGAGAACAATAACGCATCGATCAAAAATTTGGTtattgttgctgtttttttaatgtttgagttaataaataaattggaggagaagaaaaaaaaaacagacagatCTTATTCCTAAACCTAACATTTACATTGAACTTCAACGGTCAGATACCCTTAGTAAGTAAAAATTAGCATGAATACCCTTAATTTCCCGTGTTGAAATGTTAAATACATGGCGATCTTTCTGGATATCTATAGGAACAGTTTTAGTGTAACAGGGAACAGATTTACTTCATATATACATTCATTTATGCTGAAACTAATGCAGTTTCCACATAACCAAGCGCCTCTTTTATTCGTTGAAGGCAAATTTTCGCTCCACGGCGACATTCCGGTGACATCAATGTGAAATTTAGGAAACCATGTGGAACTGCTGGTAGAAGATCCACGGATCCAACACGTCCACCTGCAGTACGTAGTCGTGAGGCAAAAGCGATTGTGTCGTCGAGGAGTGGGTCAAGGTGGCATGCCTAAAATCACCATAAATTTCTACCGTATCTACACCACCTAGAACTCTTGATTAATAGATTATTTGAAAGTAGTGATACagtcgaatttttcttattttttagaatttttact is a window encoding:
- a CDS encoding hypothetical protein (NECATOR_CHRX.G25797.T1): MTVIFEYTMTWVDERLSWDPKLFDGIDHIYVLRENVWIPEITPFDSMEVVDTRSDYKQHVPINYKGFASFYTSIVTSVVCRIDVTFFPFDQQNCSLKLLSYSFSGYEIGMESKISKKLQINGVGNDEWEVIDIVSCSELGYNGSELVQINEFTFHMKRNPSYYIALIIVPSFVLTFLCVAGLFASPLTADDLEKFCMGLTTIMSTTVMIGIVAENIPKTKIMPQLTMYVTINLVIVSAAILLVILLPKITQFLGWTLRCHQLNLIRQHSDIFMGTLNAILLLIFEGYVIKNLVDLVTVV